One segment of Streptomyces sp. YIM 121038 DNA contains the following:
- a CDS encoding aminotransferase class III-fold pyridoxal phosphate-dependent enzyme produces the protein MNSPTRYAEALLTGMLGTFGLNLKYVRAERNSLYYLDESGTEVPVLDLVGGWGSLMLGHNHPEIVAHAKELLDTGVPVHSQFSEHPTADRVGAVLNGILGREFPGAEPYPVIFANSGAEAVEAAVKHCEFDRVLRVKSLFEQVEWNVDAAVRAVGDGSARLPDDTSLLPGDVPVPTTAEEFGALLGAVAAHNIGLAGTSPVFFALERAFHGKLLGSTQFTFNPTFRAAFASLGLPVTFVPPNDAAALESALAEHRLAALDVEVVDGRVTLVERPFPVVGGLIVEPIQGEGGIHALTPEYAARVREICDAAGCPVVIDEIQTGMGRTGKFFASSHIGLLGDYYLLGKSLGGGIGKTSAMLVRQSRYRPEFELVHSSTFAKDGFTTAIALRTLELLEADGGAAYDLAAERGERVLGVLRELAEEYPDVVLDVRGKGLLIGLEFADQSQAASPVIREKAAAGLLVFLIGSYLQLVHRIRTGPTASVPNMLRIEPSIHLTDAEIEQLRTGLTAVCEILRHQDALPLIHPLTGAAGQPREIQDFRTPQAEAAAPEPAAPAEPAAHKVALVSYPLTPDTLRELDPSLADLDDAALLAYVQRSELLKDLPATPPVRYTSPQGASVDLTVYPLLVSQHQLRAYRTTGQTFLIGLDLDRRVRAAKADGHETVGIGFGLGTVSGHGGALRVPGVTVTAGSTLAVGATLAALEQPALARFGDLAGLTVAVVGGGGRVGSALAALSAEYVARIVLVGSGREGSAERLRATEHRIYQDAWTRIAAGGELSGIAAALSAEPLVTKWLADGRSGDEPSAAAIAAHLADSYDVNPFVVATDDLAEVRNAHAVLAAHSSPVPVLAEKHLAQGAIVADLSFFGTGAESAIVTGRDDLLYIRGGVLSVAEDTILPRGFNGPLNTGELLAGTAEAIVLALSGAGGTLSEGAITQERVHAIIDLAQQHGFEAIST, from the coding sequence GTGAACTCACCCACCCGATACGCCGAAGCCCTACTGACCGGCATGCTCGGCACCTTCGGCCTGAACCTCAAGTACGTCCGGGCGGAGCGGAACTCCCTGTACTACCTGGACGAGAGCGGCACCGAGGTGCCGGTGCTCGACCTGGTCGGCGGCTGGGGCTCGCTCATGCTCGGCCACAACCACCCGGAGATCGTGGCGCACGCCAAGGAGCTCCTCGACACCGGCGTACCCGTGCACTCGCAGTTCTCCGAGCACCCGACCGCCGACCGGGTCGGCGCGGTCCTGAACGGGATACTCGGCCGGGAGTTCCCCGGCGCCGAGCCCTACCCGGTGATCTTCGCCAACAGCGGCGCGGAGGCCGTCGAAGCGGCCGTCAAGCACTGCGAGTTCGACCGCGTGCTGCGGGTGAAGAGCCTGTTCGAGCAGGTCGAGTGGAACGTCGACGCGGCCGTGCGGGCCGTGGGCGACGGCTCCGCGCGGCTGCCGGACGACACGTCCCTGCTGCCCGGCGACGTGCCGGTGCCGACCACCGCCGAGGAGTTCGGCGCGCTGCTCGGCGCGGTGGCCGCGCACAACATCGGCCTCGCGGGCACGAGCCCGGTGTTCTTCGCCCTGGAGCGCGCCTTCCACGGAAAGCTCCTCGGCAGCACCCAGTTCACCTTCAACCCGACGTTCCGCGCGGCGTTCGCCTCGCTCGGCCTGCCCGTGACGTTCGTACCGCCGAACGACGCGGCGGCGCTGGAGAGCGCCCTCGCCGAGCACCGGCTCGCCGCGCTCGACGTCGAGGTCGTGGACGGCAGGGTCACCCTCGTCGAGCGGCCCTTCCCCGTCGTCGGCGGGCTGATCGTGGAGCCGATCCAGGGCGAGGGCGGGATCCACGCGCTGACGCCCGAGTACGCCGCCCGCGTCCGGGAGATCTGCGACGCGGCCGGGTGCCCGGTCGTCATCGACGAGATCCAGACCGGCATGGGCCGCACCGGGAAGTTCTTCGCGAGCTCCCACATCGGGCTGCTCGGCGACTACTACCTCCTCGGCAAGTCCCTCGGCGGCGGCATCGGCAAGACCTCCGCCATGCTGGTCCGGCAGTCGCGCTACCGCCCCGAGTTCGAGCTGGTGCACAGCTCGACCTTCGCCAAGGACGGCTTCACCACGGCCATCGCCCTGCGCACCCTCGAACTCCTCGAAGCCGACGGCGGCGCCGCCTACGACCTGGCCGCCGAGCGCGGCGAACGCGTCCTCGGCGTGCTGCGCGAGCTGGCCGAGGAGTACCCCGACGTGGTGCTCGACGTCCGCGGCAAGGGCCTGCTCATCGGCCTGGAGTTCGCCGACCAGAGCCAGGCCGCCTCCCCGGTCATCCGCGAGAAGGCGGCCGCGGGCCTGCTGGTCTTCCTGATCGGCAGCTACCTCCAGCTGGTCCACCGCATCCGCACCGGGCCGACGGCCAGCGTGCCCAACATGCTGCGGATCGAGCCCTCGATCCACCTCACCGACGCGGAGATCGAGCAGCTGCGCACCGGTCTCACCGCGGTCTGCGAGATCCTGCGCCACCAGGACGCGCTGCCGCTGATCCACCCGCTGACCGGCGCCGCGGGGCAGCCGCGCGAGATCCAGGACTTCCGGACGCCCCAGGCGGAGGCCGCCGCACCGGAGCCGGCCGCGCCCGCCGAGCCGGCCGCCCACAAGGTCGCGCTCGTCAGCTACCCGCTGACCCCGGACACGCTGCGCGAGCTCGACCCCTCGCTCGCCGACCTGGACGACGCGGCGCTGCTCGCCTACGTCCAGCGCTCCGAGCTGCTCAAGGACCTGCCCGCGACGCCCCCGGTCCGCTACACGTCCCCGCAGGGCGCCTCCGTCGACCTCACCGTCTACCCGCTCCTGGTGTCGCAGCACCAGCTGCGCGCCTACCGGACCACCGGGCAGACCTTCCTGATCGGCCTCGACCTCGACCGCCGGGTGCGCGCGGCCAAGGCGGACGGCCACGAGACCGTCGGCATCGGCTTCGGCCTCGGCACGGTGAGCGGGCACGGCGGCGCGCTGCGGGTGCCCGGCGTCACGGTCACCGCGGGCAGCACCCTCGCGGTCGGCGCCACCCTGGCCGCGCTCGAACAGCCCGCGCTGGCCCGCTTCGGCGACCTGGCCGGGCTGACCGTCGCGGTCGTCGGCGGCGGTGGCCGCGTGGGCTCCGCGCTCGCCGCGCTCAGCGCCGAGTACGTCGCGAGGATCGTCCTGGTGGGCAGCGGCCGGGAGGGCTCGGCCGAGCGGCTGCGCGCCACCGAGCACCGGATCTACCAGGACGCGTGGACGCGGATCGCGGCCGGGGGCGAGCTGAGCGGCATCGCGGCGGCGCTGTCCGCCGAGCCGCTCGTCACCAAGTGGCTCGCCGACGGGCGCTCCGGTGACGAGCCGAGCGCCGCGGCCATCGCCGCGCATCTCGCTGATTCCTATGACGTCAACCCGTTCGTCGTCGCGACCGACGACCTGGCCGAGGTGCGGAATGCGCACGCGGTCCTTGCGGCGCATTCGAGTCCGGTTCCGGTTCTCGCGGAGAAGCATCTCGCCCAGGGCGCGATCGTCGCCGATCTCTCCTTCTTCGGCACGGGTGCGGAATCAGCCATTGTCACCGGGCGGGACGATTTGCTTTACATCCGGGGTGGTGTTCTTTCGGTAGCGGAGGATACTATTCTGCCGCGTGGTTTCAATGGTCCATTGAACACGGGTGAATTGCTGGCGGGGACTGCGGAAGCAATCGTCCTCGCCCTGTCCGGCGCTGGCGGAACGTTGAGCGAAGGCGCCATTACCCAGGAACGGGTGCACGCAATCATCGACCTCGCCCAGCAGCACGGGTTCGAGGCGATTTCCACCTGA